The following coding sequences are from one Ctenopharyngodon idella isolate HZGC_01 chromosome 17, HZGC01, whole genome shotgun sequence window:
- the nid2a gene encoding nidogen-2 isoform X26 yields the protein MTWDKIAVLFLQLLWTVHRVTAIHRHDIYPYGMLYGDVALQEGDDETSKVITLTKPMYFYEASFTNLYVATNGIISTQDLPMEKQYVDDGFPTDFPVIAPFLADIDTSKGKGSIFYRQTESPTVLKRAEADVKRGFPDATFTPTHAFIATWENVSAYEEVTRSSRPSNRVNTFQVVLAYNEKDTYALFLYPEDGLQFFGTRPKESYNVEIELPARVGFTRGELSYFFFSRTEGPYYSVTSNEQSVKNLYQKGNIGEPGVWLFHVGNRYSFQNVVPAQHEVVSTKAPPVLVAVFSDEDYTEEEYPIDPDFQDPTTTEFLEPEQDSSLLERLNQEAPLGQSPLQPSVSGPGEFPQPDPRNLPPEDVTQPQRPLPKHAILQVYPNRVKDVPPHNSGGQVFSVEERVNFESGVIHYSTDNKETCERFQQQCSQNAHCTDYPTGFCCHCNSGFYGNGRHCLPNGAPHRVNGKVRGTVLVGGTVVQLDSIDLHAYIVVGDGRAYTAISEVPEPVGWALMPVAPIGGLFGWLFALELPNSLNGFSITGAEFTRRADVTFYPGNQRLSIVQTATGLDTQNYLNVDTHLQGSVPFIPPGATVQMEPFKDTYQYYPSLITSSSVREFTVVSAEKGTETLTFQVRQNITYRDCTHGHRRGLETQELRMERIFVMYVKEERILRYAITNKIGPLGAGETEPENVNPCYSGNHDCDTTAQCVPGEGQLFSCQCATGYSGDGRNCYDVDECAEGLSSCGAHSHCVNLPGSHRCQCEGGFEFGFDGRTCQDVDECRDQPCHAQALCSNVPGSFHCQCQPGYHGDGFQCHPQNGRPKTQCEQHRDSLQSRNDGVPRVGAFIPECDEEGQYRPQQCHGSTGHCWCVDSRGQERAGTRTPPGTPTINCYEPGRLKTQCEQHRDSLQSGNDGVPRVGAFIPECDEEGQYRPQQCHGSTGHCWCVDSRGQERAGTRTPPGTSRINCDESGRPKTQCEQHRDSLQSGNGGVPRVGAFIPQCDEEGQYRPQQCHGSTGHCWCVDSRGQERAGTRTPPGTPTINCDEPGRPKTQCEQHRDSLQSGNDGVPRVGAFIPECDEEGQYRPQQCHGSTGHCWCVDSRGQERAGTRTPPGTPRINCDEPGRPKTQCEQHRDSLQNGNDGVPRVGAFIPQCDEEGQYRPQQCHGSTGHCWCVDSRGQERAGTRTPPGTPRINCDEPGRPKTQCEQHRDGLQNGNDGVPRVGAFIPECDEEGQYRPQQCHGSTGHCWCVDSRGQERAGTRTPPGTLRINCDEPGRLKTQCEQHRDSLQSRNGDVPRVGAFIPECDEEGQYRPQQCHGSTGHCWCVDSRGQERAGTRTPPGTPRINCDESGHPKTQCEQHRDSLQSRKDGVPLAGAFIPQCDEEGQYRPQQCHGSTGHCWCVDSRGQERAGTRTPPGTPRINCDEPVIVPPTQRPETVCERWRASLLQQYAGQPDSRHYLPQCDSSGEFNPVQCYGDSSYCWCVDRNGREVPGTRSHDAVKPACIPTVAPPTMRPLPRPDVTPPPAGTSLLYAQGQQIGVLPLNGTQMDKQRSSVLLALHGSIVVGIDYDCRERKVYWTDLAGRTISRASLEPGSESEIIINTALTSPEGLAVDVARRRLFWVDSTPDKIETANLDGSDRRVLFDTDLVNPRAIIVDSPTGTLYWTDWNREAPKIESSSVDGQNRRVLVQDGIGLPNALAYDSTTRQVCWADAGTKRLECISPNGTGRRVVHSNLNYPFSMVSFANHYYYTDWRRDGVVALSRDNQSTDEYLPDQRSHLYGITVAPPHCL from the exons GTAAACACGTTTCAAGTGGTGCTTGCGTACAATGAGAAGGATACTTATGCGCTCTTCCTATACCCTGAGGATGGCCTGCAGTTTTTTGGGACACGGCCCAAAGAATCTTACAATGTCGAAATTGAGCTTCCAGCTCGTGTGGGTTTTACCAGAGGAGAGCTGTCCTACTTCTTCTTTTCTCGGACTGAAGGGCCTTACTACAGCGTCACCAGCAACGAGCAGTCTGTCAAGAACCTTTACCA AAAGGGAAACATAGGAGAGCCTGGAGTTTGGCTTTTCCATGTTGGAAACAGATATTCCTTCCAGAATGTCGTTCCTGCACAGCATGAGGTTGTTTCAACCAAAGCTCCCCCAGTTCTGGTTGCTGTGTTCTCTGATGAAGACTACACAGAGGAGGAGTACCCCATCGATCCAGACTTTCAGGATCCCACCACAACAGAGTTTCTTGAGCCAGAGCAGGACTCCTCCCTACTGGAGCGTCTCAACCAGGAGGCGCCTCTTGGTCAATCTCCACTTCAGCCCTCAGTGTCTGGTCCAGGTGAATTTCCTCAGCCTGATCCCCGTAATCTCCCCCCGGAGGATGTGACCCAGCCCCAGCGGCCATTACCAAAGCACGCAATTCTGCAGGTGTACCCGAACCGTGTGAAGGACGTCCCACCTCACAACTCTGGTGGCCAAGTGTTCAGTGTTGAGGAGAGAGTGAACTTTGAGTCTGGAG TGATCCATTACTCAACCGATAATAAAGAGACATGCGAGCGCTTCCAGCAGCAGTGCAGTCAGAACGCACACTGCACAGACTATCCCACTGGCTTCTGCTGCCACTGCAACTCAGGATTCTACGGCAACGGCCGCCACTGCCTGCCAAACG GTGCACCTCATCGTGTGAATGGTAAAGTCAGAGGGACTGTGCTGGTGGGTGGCACAGTAGTGCAGCTGGACAGCATTGACCTGCATGCCTACATCGTGGTTGGCGATGGGCGAGCGTACACTGCCATCAGTGAGGTCCCGGAGCCGGTGGGCTGGGCCCTCATGCCTGTGGCCCCCATTGGAGGTCTGTTTGGTTGGCTCTTTGCCCTGGAGCTGCCTAACAGCCTTAATGGCTTCAGTATCACCG GTGCCGAATTCACTCGCCGTGCAGATGTGACCTTCTATCCTGGTAACCAGCGTCTCAGCATCGTCCAGACAGCTACGGGTTTGGATACCCAGAACTACCTCAATGTGGACACTCATTTACAAGGCAGTGTTCCCTTCATCCCTCCTGGTGCTACAGTGCAGATGGAGCCATTTAAGGACACCTACCAGTATTATCCTTCAT TGATTACCTCCTCATCAGTGCGTGAGTTTACAGTCGTGTCAGCTGAAAAAGGAACAGAGACCCTCACTTTCCAGGTCAGACAGAACATCACATACAGGGATTGCACTCACGGGCACCGCAGAGGACTGGAGACACAGGAGCTGAGAATGGAGCGCATATTTGTTATGTACGTCAAAGAGGAGCGCATCCTTCGATATGCCATCACCAACAAGATCGGCCCTCTCGGAG CTGGAGAAACCGAGCCAGAAAATGTGAACCCCTGTTACTCTGGAAATCATGACTGTGACACAACTGCACAGTGCGTGCCGGGCGAGGGACAGCTGTTCTCGTGCCAGTGCGCCACAGGTTACAGTGGAGACGGTCGCAACTGTTATG ATGTGGATGAGTGTGCAGAAGGTCTGAGCTCCTGTGGTGCTCACTCTCACTGCGTGAACCTGCCCGGAAGCCATCGCTGTCAGTGTGAGGGCGGATTTGAGTTTGGATTTGATGGCCGCACATGTCAGG ATGTAGACGAGTGTCGTGACCAGCCGTGTCACGCCCAGGCCTTGTGCTCCAACGTTCCGGGATCTTTCCACTGCCAGTGCCAACCAGGATACCATGGAGATGGTTTCCAGTGCCACCCTCAAAATG GTCGTCCCAAAACCCAGTGTGAGCAGCACAGAGACAGTCTTCAGAGCAGAAACGATGGTGTTCCTCGCGTAGGAGCCTTCATCCCTGAGTGTGATGAGGAGGGTCAGTACaggcctcagcagtgccacggGTCCACAGGTCACTGCTGGTGTGTGGACAGTAGGGGGCAGGAGAGAGCAGGAACCCGAACTCCACCTGGTACCCCGACAATAAACTGTTATGAGCCTG GTCGTCTCAAGACCCAGTGTGAGCAGCACAGAGACAGTCTTCAGAGCGGAAATGATGGTGTTCCTCGCGTAGGAGCCTTCATCCCTGAGTGTGATGAGGAGGGTCAGTACaggcctcagcagtgccacggGTCCACAGGTCACTGCTGGTGTGTGGACAGTAGGGGGCAGGAGAGAGCGGGAACCCGAACTCCACCTGGAACCTCGAGAATAAACTGTGACGAGTCTG GTCGTCCCAAAACCCAGTGTGAGCAGCACAGAGACAGTCTTCAGAGCGGAAACGGTGGTGTTCCTCGTGTAGGAGCCTTCATCCCTCAGTGTGATGAGGAGGGTCAGTACaggcctcagcagtgccacggGTCCACAGGTCACTGCTGGTGTGTGGACAGTAGGGGGCAGGAGAGAGCAGGAACCCGAACTCCACCTGGAACCCCGACAATAAACTGTGATGAGCCTG GTCGTCCCAAGACCCAGTGTGAGCAGCACAGAGACAGTCTTCAGAGCGGAAACGATGGTGTTCCTCGCGTAGGAGCCTTCATCCCTGAGTGTGATGAGGAGGGTCAGTACaggcctcagcagtgccacggGTCCACAGGTCACTGCTGGTGTGTGGACAGTAGGGGGCAGGAGAGAGCGGGAACCCGAACTCCACCTGGAACCCCGAGAATAAACTGTGACGAGCCTG GTCGTCCCAAGACCCAGTGTGAGCAGCACAGAGACAGTCTTCAGAACGGAAACGATGGTGTTCCTCGTGTAGGAGCCTTCATCCCTCAGTGTGATGAGGAGGGTCAGTACaggcctcagcagtgccacggGTCCACAGGTCACTGCTGGTGTGTGGACAGTAGGGGGCAGGAGAGAGCGGGAACCCGAACTCCACCTGGAACCCCGAGAATAAACTGTGACGAGCCTG GTCGTCCCAAGACCCAGTGTGAGCAGCACAGAGACGGTCTTCAGAATGGAAACGATGGTGTTCCTCGCGTAGGAGCCTTCATCCCTGAGTGTGATGAGGAGGGTCAGTACaggcctcagcagtgccacggGTCCACAGGTCACTGCTGGTGTGTGGACAGTAGGGGGCAAGAGAGAGCGGGAACCCGAACTCCACCTGGAACCCTGAGAATAAACTGTGACGAGCCTG GTCGTCTCAAGACCCAGTGTGAGCAGCACAGAGACAGTCTTCAGAGCAGAAACGGTGATGTTCCTCGCGTAGGAGCCTTTATCCCTGAGTGTGATGAGGAAGGTCAGTACAGACCTCAGCAGTGCCACGGGTCCACAGGTCACTGCTGGTGTGTGGACAGTAGGGGGCAGGAGAGAGCGGGAACCCGAACTCCACCTGGAACCCCGAGAATAAACTGTGACGAGTCTG GTCATCCCAAGACCCAGTGTGAGCAGCACAGAGACAGTCTTCAGAGCAGAAAAGATGGTGTTCCTCTGGCAGGAGCCTTCATCCCTCAGTGTGATGAGGAGGGTCAGTACaggcctcagcagtgccacggGTCCACAGGTCACTGCTGGTGTGTGGACAGTAGGGGGCAGGAGAGAGCAGGAACCCGAACTCCACCTGGAACCCCGAGAATAAACTGTGACGAGCCTG TGATAGTGCCTCCAACCCAGCGTCCAGAGACCGTCTGTGAGCGCTGGAGAGCCAGTCTGTTGCAGCAATATGCAGGCCAGCCGGATTCCCGCCACTATCTACCTCAGTGTGACTCCTCCGGCGAGTTCAACCCGGTTCAGTGCTATGGAGACAGCAGCTACTGCTGGTGTGTGGACCGAAACGGACGTGAAGTACCAGGAACCCGCTCACACGACGCTGTGAAACCTGCCT GTATACCGACTGTGGCCCCTCCCACCATGCGCCCTCTGCCTCGCCCAGATGTGACCCCGCCTCCAGCAGGCACATCTTTGCTCTATGCCCAGGGTCAACAGATTGGAGTTTTGCCTCTCAATGGCACACAGATGGACAAGCAGAGATCTTCAGTGCTGCTTGCTCTACAT GGCTCTATAGTGGTCGGCATTGATTACGACTGCAGAGAAAGGAAAGTTTACTGGACAGATCTGGCAGGACGGACAATCAGTCGAGCCAGTCTGGAGCCAGGATCAGAATCTGAGATTATCATCAATACAG CTCTGACGAGTCCAGAAGGTCTTGCTGTAGATGTGGCCCGTAGGAGACTGTTTTGGGTGGACAGCACACCAGACAAGATAGAAACAGCAAACCTTGATGGAAGTGACAGACGTGTTCTGTTTGACACAGACTTAGTGAATCCTAGAGCCATCATTGTGGACTCCCCTACAGG AACCCTCTACTGGACTGACTGGAACCGAGAAGCTCCTAAAATCGAGAGCTCCTCAGTGGATGGACAAAACCGAAGAGTCCTGGTACAGGACGGCATTGGATTGCCCAATGCTTTGGCCTATGACTCCACTACACGCCAGGTCTGCTGGGCCGATGCAG GAACCAAGCGCCTAGAGTGTATATCGCCTAACGGGACAGGGAGACGTGTGGTCCACAGTAACCTGAACTACCCCTTCAGCATGGTCTCCTTCGCCAATCACTACTATTACACAGACTGGAGGAG AGATGGGGTCGTTGCTCTCAGTCGGGATAACCAGTCAACAGATGAGTACTTGCCTGATCAGAGGTCTCATTTGTATGGAATTACAGTTGCTCCTCCACACTGTTTATAA
- the nid2a gene encoding nidogen-2 isoform X8, protein MTWDKIAVLFLQLLWTVHRVTAIHRHDIYPYGMLYGDVALQEGDDETSKVITLTKPMYFYEASFTNLYVATNGIISTQDLPMEKQYVDDGFPTDFPVIAPFLADIDTSKGKGSIFYRQTESPTVLKRAEADVKRGFPDATFTPTHAFIATWENVSAYEEVTRSSRPSNRVNTFQVVLAYNEKDTYALFLYPEDGLQFFGTRPKESYNVEIELPARVGFTRGELSYFFFSRTEGPYYSVTSNEQSVKNLYQKGNIGEPGVWLFHVGNRYSFQNVVPAQHEVVSTKAPPVLVAVFSDEDYTEEEYPIDPDFQDPTTTEFLEPEQDSSLLERLNQEAPLGQSPLQPSVSGPGEFPQPDPRNLPPEDVTQPQRPLPKHAILQVYPNRVKDVPPHNSGGQVFSVEERVNFESGVIHYSTDNKETCERFQQQCSQNAHCTDYPTGFCCHCNSGFYGNGRHCLPNGAPHRVNGKVRGTVLVGGTVVQLDSIDLHAYIVVGDGRAYTAISEVPEPVGWALMPVAPIGGLFGWLFALELPNSLNGFSITGAEFTRRADVTFYPGNQRLSIVQTATGLDTQNYLNVDTHLQGSVPFIPPGATVQMEPFKDTYQYYPSLITSSSVREFTVVSAEKGTETLTFQVRQNITYRDCTHGHRRGLETQELRMERIFVMYVKEERILRYAITNKIGPLGAGETEPENVNPCYSGNHDCDTTAQCVPGEGQLFSCQCATGYSGDGRNCYDVDECAEGLSSCGAHSHCVNLPGSHRCQCEGGFEFGFDGRTCQDVDECRDQPCHAQALCSNVPGSFHCQCQPGYHGDGFQCHPQNGRPKTQCEQHRDSLQSRNDGVPRVGAFIPECDEEGQYRPQQCHGSTGHCWCVDSRGQERAGTRTPPGTPTINCYEPGRLKTQCEQHRDSLQSGNDGVPRVGAFIPECDEEGQYRPQQCHGSTGHCWCVDSRGQERAGTRTPPGTSRINCDESGRPKTQCEQHRDSLQSGNGGVPRVGAFIPQCDEEGQYRPQQCHGSTGHCWCVDSRGQERAGTRTPPGTPTINCDEPGRPRTQCEQHRDSLQSGNDGFPRVGAFIPQCDEEGQYRPQQCHGSTGHCWCVDSRGQERAGTRTPPGTPRINCDEPGHPKTQCEQHRDSLQSRKDGVPLAGAFIPQCDEEGQYRPQQCHGSTGHCWCVDSRGQERAGTRTPPGTPRINCDEPVYPGRPKTQCEQHRDSLQSGNDGVPRVGAFIPECDEEGQYRPQQCHGSTGHCWCVDSRGQERAGTRTPPGTPRINCDEPGRPKTQCEQHRDSLQNGNDGVPRVGAFIPQCDEEGQYRPQQCHGSTGHCWCVDSRGQERAGTRTPPGTPRINCDEPGRPKTQCEQHRDGLQNGNDGVPRVGAFIPECDEEGQYRPQQCHGSTGHCWCVDSRGQERAGTRTPPGTLRINCDEPGRLKTQCEQHRDSLQSRNGDVPRVGAFIPECDEEGQYRPQQCHGSTGHCWCVDSRGQERAGTRTPPGTPRINCDEPVIVPPTQRPETVCERWRASLLQQYAGQPDSRHYLPQCDSSGEFNPVQCYGDSSYCWCVDRNGREVPGTRSHDAVKPACIPTVAPPTMRPLPRPDVTPPPAGTSLLYAQGQQIGVLPLNGTQMDKQRSSVLLALHGSIVVGIDYDCRERKVYWTDLAGRTISRASLEPGSESEIIINTALTSPEGLAVDVARRRLFWVDSTPDKIETANLDGSDRRVLFDTDLVNPRAIIVDSPTGTLYWTDWNREAPKIESSSVDGQNRRVLVQDGIGLPNALAYDSTTRQVCWADAGTKRLECISPNGTGRRVVHSNLNYPFSMVSFANHYYYTDWRRDGVVALSRDNQSTDEYLPDQRSHLYGITVAPPHCL, encoded by the exons GTAAACACGTTTCAAGTGGTGCTTGCGTACAATGAGAAGGATACTTATGCGCTCTTCCTATACCCTGAGGATGGCCTGCAGTTTTTTGGGACACGGCCCAAAGAATCTTACAATGTCGAAATTGAGCTTCCAGCTCGTGTGGGTTTTACCAGAGGAGAGCTGTCCTACTTCTTCTTTTCTCGGACTGAAGGGCCTTACTACAGCGTCACCAGCAACGAGCAGTCTGTCAAGAACCTTTACCA AAAGGGAAACATAGGAGAGCCTGGAGTTTGGCTTTTCCATGTTGGAAACAGATATTCCTTCCAGAATGTCGTTCCTGCACAGCATGAGGTTGTTTCAACCAAAGCTCCCCCAGTTCTGGTTGCTGTGTTCTCTGATGAAGACTACACAGAGGAGGAGTACCCCATCGATCCAGACTTTCAGGATCCCACCACAACAGAGTTTCTTGAGCCAGAGCAGGACTCCTCCCTACTGGAGCGTCTCAACCAGGAGGCGCCTCTTGGTCAATCTCCACTTCAGCCCTCAGTGTCTGGTCCAGGTGAATTTCCTCAGCCTGATCCCCGTAATCTCCCCCCGGAGGATGTGACCCAGCCCCAGCGGCCATTACCAAAGCACGCAATTCTGCAGGTGTACCCGAACCGTGTGAAGGACGTCCCACCTCACAACTCTGGTGGCCAAGTGTTCAGTGTTGAGGAGAGAGTGAACTTTGAGTCTGGAG TGATCCATTACTCAACCGATAATAAAGAGACATGCGAGCGCTTCCAGCAGCAGTGCAGTCAGAACGCACACTGCACAGACTATCCCACTGGCTTCTGCTGCCACTGCAACTCAGGATTCTACGGCAACGGCCGCCACTGCCTGCCAAACG GTGCACCTCATCGTGTGAATGGTAAAGTCAGAGGGACTGTGCTGGTGGGTGGCACAGTAGTGCAGCTGGACAGCATTGACCTGCATGCCTACATCGTGGTTGGCGATGGGCGAGCGTACACTGCCATCAGTGAGGTCCCGGAGCCGGTGGGCTGGGCCCTCATGCCTGTGGCCCCCATTGGAGGTCTGTTTGGTTGGCTCTTTGCCCTGGAGCTGCCTAACAGCCTTAATGGCTTCAGTATCACCG GTGCCGAATTCACTCGCCGTGCAGATGTGACCTTCTATCCTGGTAACCAGCGTCTCAGCATCGTCCAGACAGCTACGGGTTTGGATACCCAGAACTACCTCAATGTGGACACTCATTTACAAGGCAGTGTTCCCTTCATCCCTCCTGGTGCTACAGTGCAGATGGAGCCATTTAAGGACACCTACCAGTATTATCCTTCAT TGATTACCTCCTCATCAGTGCGTGAGTTTACAGTCGTGTCAGCTGAAAAAGGAACAGAGACCCTCACTTTCCAGGTCAGACAGAACATCACATACAGGGATTGCACTCACGGGCACCGCAGAGGACTGGAGACACAGGAGCTGAGAATGGAGCGCATATTTGTTATGTACGTCAAAGAGGAGCGCATCCTTCGATATGCCATCACCAACAAGATCGGCCCTCTCGGAG CTGGAGAAACCGAGCCAGAAAATGTGAACCCCTGTTACTCTGGAAATCATGACTGTGACACAACTGCACAGTGCGTGCCGGGCGAGGGACAGCTGTTCTCGTGCCAGTGCGCCACAGGTTACAGTGGAGACGGTCGCAACTGTTATG ATGTGGATGAGTGTGCAGAAGGTCTGAGCTCCTGTGGTGCTCACTCTCACTGCGTGAACCTGCCCGGAAGCCATCGCTGTCAGTGTGAGGGCGGATTTGAGTTTGGATTTGATGGCCGCACATGTCAGG ATGTAGACGAGTGTCGTGACCAGCCGTGTCACGCCCAGGCCTTGTGCTCCAACGTTCCGGGATCTTTCCACTGCCAGTGCCAACCAGGATACCATGGAGATGGTTTCCAGTGCCACCCTCAAAATG GTCGTCCCAAAACCCAGTGTGAGCAGCACAGAGACAGTCTTCAGAGCAGAAACGATGGTGTTCCTCGCGTAGGAGCCTTCATCCCTGAGTGTGATGAGGAGGGTCAGTACaggcctcagcagtgccacggGTCCACAGGTCACTGCTGGTGTGTGGACAGTAGGGGGCAGGAGAGAGCAGGAACCCGAACTCCACCTGGTACCCCGACAATAAACTGTTATGAGCCTG GTCGTCTCAAGACCCAGTGTGAGCAGCACAGAGACAGTCTTCAGAGCGGAAATGATGGTGTTCCTCGCGTAGGAGCCTTCATCCCTGAGTGTGATGAGGAGGGTCAGTACaggcctcagcagtgccacggGTCCACAGGTCACTGCTGGTGTGTGGACAGTAGGGGGCAGGAGAGAGCGGGAACCCGAACTCCACCTGGAACCTCGAGAATAAACTGTGACGAGTCTG GTCGTCCCAAAACCCAGTGTGAGCAGCACAGAGACAGTCTTCAGAGCGGAAACGGTGGTGTTCCTCGTGTAGGAGCCTTCATCCCTCAGTGTGATGAGGAGGGTCAGTACaggcctcagcagtgccacggGTCCACAGGTCACTGCTGGTGTGTGGACAGTAGGGGGCAGGAGAGAGCAGGAACCCGAACTCCACCTGGAACCCCGACAATAAACTGTGATGAGCCTG GTCGTCCCAGGACCCAGTGTGAGCAGCACAGAGACAGTCTTCAGAGCGGAAACGATGGTTTTCCTCGTGTAGGAGCCTTCATCCCTCAGTGTGATGAGGAGGGTCAGTACaggcctcagcagtgccacggGTCCACAGGTCACTGCTGGTGTGTGGATAGTAGGGGGCAGGAGAGAGCGGGAACCCGAACTCCACCTGGAACCCCGAGAATAAACTGTGACGAGCCTG GTCATCCCAAGACCCAGTGTGAGCAGCACAGAGACAGTCTTCAGAGCAGAAAAGATGGTGTTCCTCTGGCAGGAGCCTTCATCCCTCAGTGTGATGAGGAGGGTCAGTACaggcctcagcagtgccacggGTCCACAGGTCACTGCTGGTGTGTGGACAGTAGGGGGCAGGAGAGAGCAGGAACCCGAACTCCACCTGGAACCCCGAGAATAAACTGTGATGAGCCTG TGTATCCAGGTCGTCCCAAGACCCAGTGTGAGCAGCACAGAGACAGTCTTCAGAGCGGAAACGATGGTGTTCCTCGCGTAGGAGCCTTCATCCCTGAGTGTGATGAGGAGGGTCAGTACaggcctcagcagtgccacggGTCCACAGGTCACTGCTGGTGTGTGGACAGTAGGGGGCAGGAGAGAGCGGGAACCCGAACTCCACCTGGAACCCCGAGAATAAACTGTGACGAGCCTG GTCGTCCCAAGACCCAGTGTGAGCAGCACAGAGACAGTCTTCAGAACGGAAACGATGGTGTTCCTCGTGTAGGAGCCTTCATCCCTCAGTGTGATGAGGAGGGTCAGTACaggcctcagcagtgccacggGTCCACAGGTCACTGCTGGTGTGTGGACAGTAGGGGGCAGGAGAGAGCGGGAACCCGAACTCCACCTGGAACCCCGAGAATAAACTGTGACGAGCCTG GTCGTCCCAAGACCCAGTGTGAGCAGCACAGAGACGGTCTTCAGAATGGAAACGATGGTGTTCCTCGCGTAGGAGCCTTCATCCCTGAGTGTGATGAGGAGGGTCAGTACaggcctcagcagtgccacggGTCCACAGGTCACTGCTGGTGTGTGGACAGTAGGGGGCAAGAGAGAGCGGGAACCCGAACTCCACCTGGAACCCTGAGAATAAACTGTGACGAGCCTG GTCGTCTCAAGACCCAGTGTGAGCAGCACAGAGACAGTCTTCAGAGCAGAAACGGTGATGTTCCTCGCGTAGGAGCCTTTATCCCTGAGTGTGATGAGGAAGGTCAGTACAGACCTCAGCAGTGCCACGGGTCCACAG GTCACTGCTGGTGTGTGGACAGTAGGGGGCAGGAGAGAGCAGGAACCCGAACTCCACCTGGAACCCCGAGAATAAACTGTGACGAGCCTG TGATAGTGCCTCCAACCCAGCGTCCAGAGACCGTCTGTGAGCGCTGGAGAGCCAGTCTGTTGCAGCAATATGCAGGCCAGCCGGATTCCCGCCACTATCTACCTCAGTGTGACTCCTCCGGCGAGTTCAACCCGGTTCAGTGCTATGGAGACAGCAGCTACTGCTGGTGTGTGGACCGAAACGGACGTGAAGTACCAGGAACCCGCTCACACGACGCTGTGAAACCTGCCT GTATACCGACTGTGGCCCCTCCCACCATGCGCCCTCTGCCTCGCCCAGATGTGACCCCGCCTCCAGCAGGCACATCTTTGCTCTATGCCCAGGGTCAACAGATTGGAGTTTTGCCTCTCAATGGCACACAGATGGACAAGCAGAGATCTTCAGTGCTGCTTGCTCTACAT GGCTCTATAGTGGTCGGCATTGATTACGACTGCAGAGAAAGGAAAGTTTACTGGACAGATCTGGCAGGACGGACAATCAGTCGAGCCAGTCTGGAGCCAGGATCAGAATCTGAGATTATCATCAATACAG CTCTGACGAGTCCAGAAGGTCTTGCTGTAGATGTGGCCCGTAGGAGACTGTTTTGGGTGGACAGCACACCAGACAAGATAGAAACAGCAAACCTTGATGGAAGTGACAGACGTGTTCTGTTTGACACAGACTTAGTGAATCCTAGAGCCATCATTGTGGACTCCCCTACAGG AACCCTCTACTGGACTGACTGGAACCGAGAAGCTCCTAAAATCGAGAGCTCCTCAGTGGATGGACAAAACCGAAGAGTCCTGGTACAGGACGGCATTGGATTGCCCAATGCTTTGGCCTATGACTCCACTACACGCCAGGTCTGCTGGGCCGATGCAG GAACCAAGCGCCTAGAGTGTATATCGCCTAACGGGACAGGGAGACGTGTGGTCCACAGTAACCTGAACTACCCCTTCAGCATGGTCTCCTTCGCCAATCACTACTATTACACAGACTGGAGGAG AGATGGGGTCGTTGCTCTCAGTCGGGATAACCAGTCAACAGATGAGTACTTGCCTGATCAGAGGTCTCATTTGTATGGAATTACAGTTGCTCCTCCACACTGTTTATAA